Genomic segment of Paenalkalicoccus suaedae:
AGCTCGGCATTCAAACAACAGTGAAGGAATGGGCTTCTGATTATAAACACCGTCCTCTTGAGGAGTTTATTCCAGTGGAATGGCGTTTTCAGGCGGAGAAATACGTGCCACTCATTGCAAATACGATCACATCAAAAGGTGCCGAATATCTTGGTTCCGAGGAGGGACTAAAGCAGTTAGAGCAACTGATGGTAGGCTATTTGCGCTCAAAAGGGAGCATGTCCTCTATGTTTGGACGAGTTGCTACCAGATTTTCGCTAGCGGCAGTAATCTCCAGAGAGCTCGTATTATTTTTACAGAAAAAAGAGACGACAGCTTTAATAGAAGAATTAATTCGCAATGAGCTTGCAGATGCCCTTAAAAAGCCACCAAGCGAATTTATTGAAGAAGACAGAATGGACTATTATATAGATAAAATTACGACGGCAGTCATTGGAAAGACCCCACTTATTAGTGAGTGGAATCAGCCCTTAAAGGCGTGGAGTGGCAGATACGAGGAGCTACTTACAAAAACAATTATTCCGCAGGTAATGGCAACAGCTTCGCTTATTTTAAGCAGGTATTTAGAGACGATCATGAAGCGTCTTGGCATTAAGCAAATGGTCGAACGCGAAATAAACGCGTTTCCTTTAAGGCGACTTGAGGAAATACTATTAATGATCGCTAGCAAAGAGCTTAAAATGATAGCCGTTTTAGGCGGTTTAATTGGAGGACTCGTTGGACTCGTGCAAGGATTACTCGTAGTTTTTGTCCTTTAATGGGTGCAAAAGACTATTATTCATGTTATAGTCGTACGGAGCTAGTGTGTATGAGACACACAAAACTAAGGAGGAATTTTATCCATGTCTACACTTTTAGACAAAGCGAACGAATTAGCGCAAGTTTTAAAGGAAAGCGAAGAATTTACAAAGCTTCAAAATCTTCATAACGAGATCAACGAAGACGAAGTAGCAAAGAGAATGCTTGATAACTTCCGTAATGTACAGCTTGAGCTTCAGCAAAAGCAAATGCAAGGTCAAGAAATTACAGAAGAAGAAGTACAGCAAGCACAAAAGCAGTTCGAACTAGTGCAACAGCACGAAAAGATCATGCAACTAATGGAAGAAGAGCAACGCATGAGCCAGCTAGTTGGCGAAGTTAACAAAAAGATCACAGAGCCTCTTGAAGAGCTCTATGCAGTAGATAATACAGAGCAGTAATTCTGCTTAAGGGTGAGCCAACTTTATGTTGGCTCCCTTTTTTTGTTTTTTAAAAGATAAAACTACGTTAGTCCTGTCGGAATCCTTCGATTTGCCACCTTTCCAATAATCCCACCCGCCCCCTATTTTCTCACTAAACAAGCATGAATATAGGCAAGCCGTCATAGGGTGTAGTATTCGCGTATAAGGGGGCAGGCAGCTATGACATACCGCATCGTTGCGCTTGATATTGATGGGACATTACTTCGTGACAATGAGAAGATCCAGAGAGAGACAAAGGAAGCGATTCATTCGCTTCAGGACAAAGGAGTGTTTGTTACGCTCGTTACAGGGCGGTCGTATGTCTCGGCAGAACGAATCATGAAGCAACTCCGACTTAAGCCATTCCCACTCATCACCCATGAAGGGGCATTCATTGGACAGGATAGTAAATATCCGCTTGCCGCTCATAGGCTCACACCTGAATTCGTTCTAGATAACGTTCGACACTTTGAATCCTACCACTGTCATATGAAGCTTTATGGGGAGAAAAGAGTGCTCGCCAATCGCCATCCAGAAAAAAGTCAGTTGTTAAAGCGTATGACGATAAAAGCTTCTGAGCCATTACTTTACTCCACAACCTATGTCGATTCACTATCCGACCATTTGATCGAAAAGCCAGATTCCTTCTTGCATATGGATATCGAATTTATTGACGCAGAAGAGAGAAGGAGTGCAGAGACAGGTTCATTTCCTTCGATCCGAATCAATGACCGCACGCTTCGAATCGTTCACCCAAAAGCATCAAAGCTACAAGGACTGCTGCATATTTGTAAGCTTTATCAAATTAAGCAGGAGGAGATTGTTGCTGTCGGTGCATGTGAAAGAGATCGTGATATGCTTCAGTACGCTGGACTAGGAGTTGCGATGGGGCAGGCGCCGAAAGAAGTAAAGGACGTTGCTGATTGGGTAACGAGGTCCAACGAAGAATTAGGCGTTGCGTATATGATAAAAGAAGTTTTTAGAAAGCAGTACTCGATACTCATGTAGGTTATACGTACTTTCGTTGACCGCTCCCCTTCCTAACGCTACACTTATATAGAGGTAAGATACTAGGAGGAGTGGCAATGGATAAGCAAAAATGGACAAAACAGGCGGAAGCTGCCGTAGAAGCACATACGGATGGCTCGCCAGATGTCTTTATGTATAAAATGTTAGATATGACGTTTGACTATTTTGATGATCCAGAGGAAGTTGTCGTCAAAGCTCCTGTGACAGAAATTATGCTTAATCCCGTGGGGTTCATACATGGTGGCATTATGACATACTTGGCCGATTCCGCTATGGGGCACCTTTGTGCGGCGTTTAATGACCTTCCATCTGTATCATTAGAGCTTAAAACACAGTTTTTGCGCACGGTAAAAACCGGTTCATTAACGGCAAAAGCATCCTTCTTAAAAAAAGGGAGAGGCGTCCAGTTTGTCGAATGTATTATCTACGATGATGAGGAACGCGTTCTCTGTAAAACAACAGGCACGTTCTATCAGGTTGATCCAACCTCTACGTAAATAAGAAAGCTGCTCTTTGTCTATATAAACAAAGGGCAGCTCCTTTTGGCTTTTACGGGTGAAAATGCAGGAGGCCTCCTGAAGATTTGACAAGGCGACTTGGCGCATTAAGCAAGCTCTCCTCTTCTAAGCGAGCGAGTGCAAGCTTTTTAGCCTCTTCATCATTCGATGCCTTGACTACTTCGTTAATAAGGTGCTCTCCTTTTTTACCGTAGGCAGTTAAATAGAACTGATTCATCTTTATCCTCCTCCAATGAAAACGGATACAAACTTATCGTACTATGAAATACAAAATAAGGAAAGGGGTGTCTACGATCGTTACATTCATTCACTGTGCGGATATTCACTTAGGGCGATCAGGCGCCAACGTTGGCTACGAGGCAACGGAGAAATCATTCATGCGAATCTGTGAGGAAGCGGTCCGCCGTGATGTTGAGTTTATCATCATAGCTGGAGACGTTTACGATCAAGAGAAAAGGTCTCTTAAAAGTCAGTGGTTTTTTAGTACATGCATGCAAATACTTTTAGATGCTAATATTCAAGCGTATGTGGTTCACGGTAACCATGATCCAACTATTGGAGAAGATAAACTTGTCTCTTTTCCTCAAAACGTTCATGTCTTTTCTACAGAGGGAGAAGGGATGATCCATCGCACATCACGCGGAGAAGAAGTGGCATTATATGGATTTAGCTATCCTACGCGAGCATATACAGAAAATCCACTACCCATGTATCAAAAAACGCTTGAGGCAGACTATCATATTGGAGTATTGCACGGTCAGGAAGCTACGAACACTGATCACGAGCCTTACGCCCCCTTTTTTGTGAGAGAGTTAGTAGATCTAAGGCTTGATTATGTGGCATTAGGTCATATTCATGTGCGTCAAGTGCTCCAGCATGATCCTCCTATTGTGTACTCAGGAAATGTGCAGGGTACGAATCGAAAGGAAGCTGGTGAGAAAGGCTGTTATGCGGTGACGCTTCATCCAGGCGGCCATGAGCTTGAGTTTGTGGCAACGCACGAGGTTTTGTATCAGACAGAGCATGTTTCTATAGATTCTATGCAGGATGTGGATGACATAGTCAACCTATTGCGGAAGCGACTAGACGAGAGTAAACCGACCAATTTGACGTTACAGTTTTCTGGTCGAGGAGCGTTGCATCGGTTTTTACTTGAGGAGAGTAACCGTGAAGAGCTGAAAGAATTATTGGAACAGGAATTTCAAATACAAATCGAAAAAATAATGGTACATACGAAGAATGTGTTAGATTTTCAAATCGAGTCGTTTCATGATCACGTGGCCAGTGATATTGTTCAAGCGAGGCGTAAGCTTGAGCACGAGCATGCTTTATTTGAGGCAATTCGGCGCAAGAAGCTTACGTCTATCGTGGAACCAATGCTTGAAGAGGAACGAGCAGCTATTTTATATGAAGCAGAGCAATTACTTCTTCAGCAAGTACTGGAGGAGTCGGAATGATACTTCGAGAAATTATCATTGGTCAATATAAGCAGTTTAAAAATAGGCGAATAGCATTGAATGGAGATCGGGTCGTGTTATTTGGACATAATGAAGCTGGGAAGTCGACGATTCTCTCGTTTATTGAGTCGGTTTTATTCGGATTCAAAGAGGCACAGTCACAGTATCATGGCGCACTCGTTTTTATGGACGAAGACGAACGCCAGTGGACAATAGAGCGGAAGCAAATTCGAAATAAACGAGGCGAGCTTACCATTCTTGAAGCAGATGGAAAAACGTATACGGGTGAATTGGCGGATCTTTTGCCTGACCTAGATCGCAATTCGTTCACAGCTATGTTCCACATAAGTCTTGATAGCTTACAACAAATGAATCATATGGATGCAGCTGAGCTGAAGCGTTACTTATTTCATTCAACAAGTGGAACGAAACAGCTGTTTGACTATGAGGAAACATTACGAAAAAAGCGGGAGCTTCTCTATAAAGCAAGAGGGACGACCCCGCTCATAAACGCACGCGAAAAAGAGCTTGGTATTCTCCTTGAGAAAAAGCGAGAGCAGGAGTCTGAACGCTTAACTTACGACGCAGTTTGTCAATCGGAAGACTCGCTTCGACAGAAGCTTTTAGAGCTTGAAGAGCAACGGGAGCAGGTAAGAGAAACCGTAAAGCTTGAAGAAAAAGTAGTGACAGTGCGTCCCCTTCTTTTAGAATGGCTTGCGGAGAAAGAAAAACCAGAGCCAAAAACCCTCGTGAGTGTGCAGGATCAAGAGGCGATAGGTCGTATAAGAGAGGCAAGCCTCGAAGTTAACCGAGAGCTAGCGCGTATCGATGCAGATTTATCCCATATAGATTCGTCGCTAGACGCACTGCCCCCGTTATGGGGGAAAGAAAGAATGCGTAAAGCCCGCTATGCTACTACCAATTTTGCAACCTTTACTAGTAAGCAAGAGCAAGCAGAAGATGCGGAAGCAGAGCTTAATGTACTAAAACATGAAAAGGCACAGATTCAACAAGAGTTTAAGACGGAGGAGTTTCCCGCTCTTCAGATAGGCAGATACGAAGAGGAGCGGTTTCATGAGCTCTATACAAAAAAGGATCGCGAAGCATCAGCACAGCTCCCCGTGTTAACCGGGATTCCGTTATTTTTACTTGCATTAGTTGCTACCGTGTTTGGCCAGTGGATCATCGCCGCTCTGTCTGTTCTTGTCTATCCGATTATTTTAGCTTTAGGCCGCAATAAAAAACCTAGAGGTGGAAGGTTTACAGAGTGGGCCGGAATAGTTGGGGCTACGAATGGTAAGGATGCCTCATATTACCGTCTATTGATTGACGCGTATAAGGAATGGCAGGGAGTCAAGAAGCGAGAGGACCGAGCAATCGACCAACTTCGCAAAGCTACGGCAGAAATGGATGACTATTTAGCAAATCTTGAAATAGAACACATTCCAGATGACCTACATGGATTTATTGCAGGGTTAAATATTGATTTACAGACCCAAGATAAGCTTCGACTAAAGCGTGACCAGCTACTGTTAGATAGGCAGACGTTAGCCCAAAAGCAACAATCGACCCTGCAGGAGCAACAAGTTCTGAAGAATGAGGAACAAGCAATTTATGCTACGTATCACCTTGAGCATTCAGAGGAATTTGATCAAGCAATGGAAGCAACCATCGTATTTTTACATGCAAAAGAAGCAATTGCAGCACTAGATATTAAGCTCGCTTCTATGATTCCTGATAAGAAGGACTTAGAATATGCGATTACACATGTACATGAAAGGGAATCGATAGAAGAGCATAAAGAAGTACTTCATAAGCTTCAAAAGGAGCATACAACACTCCTTGAAGCACTAACAGAGACGCGAGCACAAAGGCAAAAGCTAGAGCAGGATGGTACGTATGAAGATACACTCCGCGAGATTGCACGCTGTGAAGCAGACCTAGCGGATTTAACGAGAAAGTGGGCTGTGTATGAAGCGGCAATTAAAATGATTGAAGAAGTCAAGCATATGTACGAGACGGATAAACAGCCTCAAGCTGTAAAACGAGCTATCCATCATTTTCGTGCGCTCACAGATAATCGTTACGTGAGTATCTATGCCCCTATTGGCGAAAATCGGTTTATTGTCGAACGCCATGATGGCAAGCGATTTGATCCTATTGAATTAAGTAGAGGGACGATGGAAATGCTTTATATTGCTTTACGTTTTGCCCATATGGAAACACGTCAAACGCCATTCCCAGTGTTTATTGATGAAGCACTAGTAAACATGGATATGGGTAGAAGACAACAAATGTGGGAGTTCCTTCACAAGCAGCAAAAGCAACTTTTATTTTTCACCTGCCATGAAGCAATTAGAGATGAAGCCCAAAAAAAGGACTTTCGTATGGTAGGACTGTAGAAAGTTCACGCGAAGGTGCTTAATTTCTTGTAAAATTCTCGTTCACTTTCAATTCTCTAAAAAAATGTATTAGAATAGTAGGTAAATAGTGTGGAGTAACCCTCCTCCTATATAACGCAGTACATCCACTACGATGAGTAAAAAGGAATAGTCTATTATACAAGGAGGATCACTAATGAGCGATTACAATGTGTATTTAGTTGAAGATGAAGATAACTTAGGTAAAGTAATAAAAGCATATATGGAGAAAGAAGGCTGGAAAGTCACCCATTTTGTTGATGGGAAGGACGCATCCGAGCATATTAACGATAATCCTCACCTATGGGTATTGGATATTATGCTACCTGGAATGGATGGGTATCAACTATTAAAGGCAATTAAAAGTGCTGGTGATACGCCTGTCATCTTTATTTCAGCTAGAGATAAAGACTTAGATCGTGTCCTCGGACTTGAGCTTGGTAGCGATGATTATTTAGCAAAGCCATTCCTACCAGAAGAACTAGTTATTCGTGCTAAAAAAATGCTAACGCGTGTATATCCTCCTGAAGTACAGGAAAAGGATGCTATTGAGCTTAACGGCTATCATATTGATCCAACGGCTCGAACCGTGCATGACGGATCAAGCGCTATTGAGCTTACAACGAAAGAAATGGATTTAGTCATTTTATTAACGTCTCATATCGGAGATGCATTATCACGTGAATCCATTATTGAGTATGTTTGGGGTGCTGATTACTTCGGCTCCGAGCGCGCGGTCGATGATGTTGTAAGACGAGTACGCAAAAAGCTTCCTAGAATTCATCTAGAAACATTGTACGGTTACGGGTATCGGGTCCTCTCGTCATGATTCGAATGAACTTAACGCAGCGAATTTGGTTTTCTTTTATTTCCATTCTTTTACTCGTTGCGCTTTTGATCGGTGTTATCTATCCAATTTCGTTACAAGGAGCTTTAACGGAAGAAACTTATAGAATTATCGAACAAGAGCAGGCAAGGTTTGCGAATCCAGAGGGGAGCTATTTTGTTCCGCCTGAATCGGATCTTGATTTTATTGAGAGACAGGAAGCAGAACGTTCTGTTTTCCACATTTTATTACTTAGTCAGCTACTCATTCGCGAGGGAGATCCGGTGCCAGACGAGGTGCTACTCGAAATGGGGAATAGCGCACAAGAACAAACAACGAGAAGGGGCAGGTATGAGCTGACCTATAATGGAGCGAGCCTGTTCTATGTCGTCTATAAAGTGTACACAACTGATGGGGAAGACTACCATATTTCTTACATGTGGGATACGTACCGTGATCAAATGGTGGATCGCCTTTGGGGCAGATTAAGTTACATTATGCTCTTTGCGGGACTTATGAGTCTTGTGCCAGCATTTTGGCTAAAGCATTACTTAAAGCAACCATTAGCAAGCCTTGGTAGTCACTTTGAGCAGATTGCGGAGCGGAATTGGAAGGAGCCCTTCCACTGGGAGGGTGATGAAGACTTCGAAAAGCTATCGAACCAGTTTGAAAAGATGAGGCAAAACCTCATCCGCTATGACTCCGCACAAAAAACGTTTATTCAACACGCATCGCATGAGCTAAAAACGCCAATTATGGTAGTAAAAAGCTATGCCAAATCGGTGAAGGACGGTATGGTTCCGAGCGAGAATCTAAATGAGACGATGGATGTTATCATTGAAGAATCTAATCGGATGGAGAAGCGAGTTAAAGATATGCTTTATTATACGAAGCTCGATTCGCTTAAAGAAGCCCCGATGGAGTTTAAAACATTCCCATTCGGTGGTATTGCTTATCACGTGGAGCAGCGCTTCCGCATGGCTCGCGAGGACGTCACGATCTATATCGAAGGTGACCAAGTAGAGCTTGATGGTGATAAAGAGCTTCTTACGATTCTTCTCGAAAATCTCGTTGAGAACGCACTGCGCTATGCTGTCGATAGCATTGTTCTAAAGGCGACAGAAGAGAACGGTGACGTAAAAATCGAAGTAAGCAATAACGGGGAGACCATTCCTGATGAAGAGTTAGATCACATCTTTACTCCATTTAGAAAAGGGAATAAAGGTCAGTTTGGACTTGGACTCGCTATTGTGAAGCGGATTTGCGAGCTACATGGAGGGTATCCATCTGTTCGAAATGAATCAAATGGTGTAAGCTTTAGCATGGTATTACCTCGTAAAAAAGATATCCAAGAAGGATAATGGACTTAGTTTAAAAGCCGGCGGAATCTGCCGGCTTTTATGCTTTTTTGTAGCACAATTATTGGCAGAAATAGTGTGTCTTTCGTTTCTACACAGCTAATGGAATATGGTATAATAAAAATACGAACATATAGTCGGAAAGGGGCATGTCCACATGAAAAAAGGAATCGACCACCATCAAATAGGTGATTCCGTAGAATTGTACCTATTAATAAAGCTCGTTAAAAAGGGTCTGGCTAGTAATGGCAAACCTTTTTTATCGTTACAGCTTTCCGATAAAACCGGTGAAATAGAAGCAAAGATGTGGGGAGTAACTCCTGAGGATGAGCAAACCTTTGTAAATAGCCAGATCGTTCACGTACAGGGAGACGTGCAGGATTTTAGAGGAATGAGACAGTTGCGCTTAAAGTCCATCCGTCCTGCTTCTATGATGGATCAAGTAAAGCCAGAGGACTTTATGCAGTCGGCTCCTCGAAATAAAGAGGAAATGCTTGAGGAAGTGAATCAATATATCTTTGATATGAAAAATTCCAAAATCCAGCGATTAACTCGCCACCTTTACAAAAAGCACCAAGCAGAATTTGCTGTATCGCCAGCTGCAACTAAAAATCATCATGAATATGTCTCTGGGTTACTCTATCACGTGTGCTCTATGCTCCAGCTAGCAAAAGGAATTGCTACGTTATATCCAAGCCTCGATACAGACCTGCTTTATTCAGGTATCATTCTACACGATATGGCGAAAGTAAGAGAGCTCTCGGGACCGATGGGCACCCAGTATACGGTAGAAGGTCAGCTATTAGGTCATATTTCGATGATTGCTAGTGAAATTGATGAAGCTGCAAAGGAGTTAGATATTCAAGGCGAGGAAGTGACAATCCTTCAGCACATCGTACTTTCTCACCATTCTAAAGGGGAGTGGGGCAGTCCGAAGCCACCGCTTGTGAGAGAAGCAGAGATCATTCATATGATTGATAATGTAGATGCTAAAATGAATATGATGGACCGTGCGCTAGAGAGAGTGTCACCTGGTGAATTCTCCGAGCGTATCTTTCCAATGGAGAACCGGTCATTTTATAAACCAACATTCCACGAATAAAAAAGATGCTATCTTCTGCAATTATTGCAAGGAGATAGCATCTTTTAATTCTTGTGATTAGGTTGTTTGTTGAATAAAATCATCCCCACCAAGCTCTCTTGCAGTGGCTTTGATTTCATCCTTCGTAAATTCTACGACAACCTCTTCATTAAATTTAGTAGCGCATTTTGATTCTTGCCATTCCGCCCACGTTAATCCGCGGCAATCCTCCCATGCTTCCTTCCAGTGGACTAATAAATAACTCTCGACGCGTTCTAAAACCGTTGGGAAGAACAAAAGTGGAGTACGCTCACCAGAAGCCTTCATTTTATCTAATACTAACTCAACTAGTTGCTGTTGAAACTGTCCATATGTCATATTCTCTAAAGTTAGTTCATTCATCATAATCCTCCTTAAATGTTGGTTGTAATGCTTCTATTCCCTAAATAACCTTGTTAAAACATTACAGTTAGATAACAATGATTAACGTTGCGGACTTATGCGGGGTGTTATTTTAAAGGGGAGAAAGTGGTTACATGAATCGACAAATTTCGCGTTATTACTATATCGGAATAATTTGTGGGTACTTAGAGTATGTGTACTAGCGTGGGAGGTCTTTACCGTACGATTTTAAAAGAAAAAGACCACCCCTATAAGGGTAGTCCTGTATGAAATAGTCACTATTCTTCTGAGTTATTTTCTTCGGTATCATCATCAGATGTCTCTTCTGTCTCTGTCGATAAGTGAGCAAAGTCCTCATCTAACACGTTGACGTCCACATTTTGAATCAGCTCTTGCTGAACTTCGTTCATTTCAAATAGTTTGCGGTCGTTATAAGAGGAGCGGAGTTGATCCACTACTTCTTCAAATTCCTGTTCAAATGGTGTCCGCCCAGTAACTTCAATAATGTGGTAACCAAACTGACTTTCAATTGGCTCGCTAATCTCACCTTCTGCTAAATTAAATGCGGCCTTTTCGAATGGCGGCGTCATAGTACCTCTACCAAAGCTTCCTAAGTTACCACCCTCAGCAGCAGATCCTGGGTCAACGGAGTACTCCTCTGCAAGCGTAGCAAAGTCTTCTCCGTCGTTTAGGCGATCAACTAGCTCATTTGCAAGCTCTTCTTCTGAAACTAGAATGTGGCGAGCTTCTACCTCTTGCCCTTGATCATACTCCGCGCGAAGTGTTTCATCATCGACTTCTTCAGGATCGCCGACGATACTTGCTAAAACGAGATGCTGCGTTACTTGCTGGCGAAGAACTTCTTCATTCGGAATTCCCTGCATTTGCATCATTTCATAAAATTGTTCTTCCTCTTCCATTCCCATTGACTCCATGAGGAATTGGATTTCTTCATCTATGTCCTCATCGGTCACTTGTTGATTCAAAGCTTCAGCTTCAAAGATCTTGCGTTGGATAAGCGTTTGAAGAGCCTGCTCACCATACATGGCACGAAGCTCACTCATAAGCTCTTCCTCCGTAATATCTCCTACGCTAGTCTCGGCAATTACTGCCCCAGATGCTTCATTTGTGTTTGCATTATTCGTTGAATTACCTTCATTCGTATCCTCATTCGTACATGCTACAAGCAAAAGAATGGATAACGAACTAATTAATAGTCCCTTTTTCATTTTCATTCGTCCCTCCTAGCTATCATCCACTTTAATATAGCACAGGAATAGATCACCTATCCATACTTTCCCTAAAATTTAGAATAGGTAAAGCGTCTATACGCATGAAAGAGACCTCCATACACTGTTAAAGAATACAGGATGAGGAGGTCATGACCATGTCACAAGGAAATCACTCTGGATTTGCGTTACTAGTTGTTTTATTCATTCTGTTAGTCATCATCGGCGCTTCTTGGTGCTGCTAATCAGTTAGGAGGGTAAACGCATGAGCTACACAAATAACAATGGCTTCGCGCTACTTGTTGTCTTATTTATTCTGTTAGTAATTGTTGGAGCTGCTTGGTGGTATTAAAAAAAGCGAACAGGTTTTATGACCTGTTCGCTTCTTTTATGTTAAGTAAATGCGGAAGAATGAGGACGTAATGAGGATCGTGATTAACACATTAATGGTACGGAAAATCTTTGCCTGCTTTTCTTCCGGAATTTCTTTTTGTACACATAATGAGTTCGTCATTGAGTTAATCACAAATAAGTAAAATGTCGCAAATAAAACAAACGGTATATACATAAATGGACCCCCTAATAGCGTTCCTTTTATAATCTATTGTAAATATGAGTCATTCCCGCTTAAAATGGCGTTATCTCGAAAGAAAACGAGGGAATGAGTGAAGTATCTTCTCTAGTTTAACAAAGTTTCGTTAGAATAGAAAAGAATCTTTACTAATTTTGAGGAGGAAACCTATGAATAGATGGAAAATAGCTTTTTTTAGTCTTATAGCACTTTTACTACTTCTCCTCATCGGAGGCGGGATTTGGATCAATCAGCAACTACCTGACGCGTCTGCAGAGCCCTTTGACCGTCCAGCTGTCGACACAGTAGAGGGACCGTCTTTTACCGTTACAACAACGCGTGAGGACTTAAACAGTTGGCTTCAACAGGAGCTTCAGGGTGAAAATCAAGAGTTTGATATTACAATTGATGAAGCTGTTTATTTTCAAACGGAGCTTGCATTGTTTGGAGTGTCTATTCCTGTGGAAATGACACTCGTTCCTGAAGTCACGGAGGAGGGGAATCTTTGGTTACTAGAAGATTCGTTCCGCGTAGCGTCATTTGAGCTACCATCAGAGCAAGTTTTCGCCCTTATTGAATCAACTGTAGACC
This window contains:
- a CDS encoding DUF445 family protein; protein product: MNDFVFILVLIVVGALLGGGTNLVAIRMLFRPYRAWHIGKWRVPFTPGLIPKRREEIAVKLGALVEDHLITPEGMQVRLKDGILFSEVEKRLQQGVSELLVEDVTLDDWLSEHLQKKDQLKQLRASVELGIQTTVKEWASDYKHRPLEEFIPVEWRFQAEKYVPLIANTITSKGAEYLGSEEGLKQLEQLMVGYLRSKGSMSSMFGRVATRFSLAAVISRELVLFLQKKETTALIEELIRNELADALKKPPSEFIEEDRMDYYIDKITTAVIGKTPLISEWNQPLKAWSGRYEELLTKTIIPQVMATASLILSRYLETIMKRLGIKQMVEREINAFPLRRLEEILLMIASKELKMIAVLGGLIGGLVGLVQGLLVVFVL
- a CDS encoding YlbF family regulator, producing the protein MSTLLDKANELAQVLKESEEFTKLQNLHNEINEDEVAKRMLDNFRNVQLELQQKQMQGQEITEEEVQQAQKQFELVQQHEKIMQLMEEEQRMSQLVGEVNKKITEPLEELYAVDNTEQ
- a CDS encoding HAD family hydrolase, translated to MTYRIVALDIDGTLLRDNEKIQRETKEAIHSLQDKGVFVTLVTGRSYVSAERIMKQLRLKPFPLITHEGAFIGQDSKYPLAAHRLTPEFVLDNVRHFESYHCHMKLYGEKRVLANRHPEKSQLLKRMTIKASEPLLYSTTYVDSLSDHLIEKPDSFLHMDIEFIDAEERRSAETGSFPSIRINDRTLRIVHPKASKLQGLLHICKLYQIKQEEIVAVGACERDRDMLQYAGLGVAMGQAPKEVKDVADWVTRSNEELGVAYMIKEVFRKQYSILM
- a CDS encoding PaaI family thioesterase; this translates as MDKQKWTKQAEAAVEAHTDGSPDVFMYKMLDMTFDYFDDPEEVVVKAPVTEIMLNPVGFIHGGIMTYLADSAMGHLCAAFNDLPSVSLELKTQFLRTVKTGSLTAKASFLKKGRGVQFVECIIYDDEERVLCKTTGTFYQVDPTST
- a CDS encoding YhzD family protein, whose amino-acid sequence is MNQFYLTAYGKKGEHLINEVVKASNDEEAKKLALARLEEESLLNAPSRLVKSSGGLLHFHP
- a CDS encoding metallophosphoesterase family protein codes for the protein MSTIVTFIHCADIHLGRSGANVGYEATEKSFMRICEEAVRRDVEFIIIAGDVYDQEKRSLKSQWFFSTCMQILLDANIQAYVVHGNHDPTIGEDKLVSFPQNVHVFSTEGEGMIHRTSRGEEVALYGFSYPTRAYTENPLPMYQKTLEADYHIGVLHGQEATNTDHEPYAPFFVRELVDLRLDYVALGHIHVRQVLQHDPPIVYSGNVQGTNRKEAGEKGCYAVTLHPGGHELEFVATHEVLYQTEHVSIDSMQDVDDIVNLLRKRLDESKPTNLTLQFSGRGALHRFLLEESNREELKELLEQEFQIQIEKIMVHTKNVLDFQIESFHDHVASDIVQARRKLEHEHALFEAIRRKKLTSIVEPMLEEERAAILYEAEQLLLQQVLEESE
- a CDS encoding ATP-binding protein, which gives rise to MILREIIIGQYKQFKNRRIALNGDRVVLFGHNEAGKSTILSFIESVLFGFKEAQSQYHGALVFMDEDERQWTIERKQIRNKRGELTILEADGKTYTGELADLLPDLDRNSFTAMFHISLDSLQQMNHMDAAELKRYLFHSTSGTKQLFDYEETLRKKRELLYKARGTTPLINAREKELGILLEKKREQESERLTYDAVCQSEDSLRQKLLELEEQREQVRETVKLEEKVVTVRPLLLEWLAEKEKPEPKTLVSVQDQEAIGRIREASLEVNRELARIDADLSHIDSSLDALPPLWGKERMRKARYATTNFATFTSKQEQAEDAEAELNVLKHEKAQIQQEFKTEEFPALQIGRYEEERFHELYTKKDREASAQLPVLTGIPLFLLALVATVFGQWIIAALSVLVYPIILALGRNKKPRGGRFTEWAGIVGATNGKDASYYRLLIDAYKEWQGVKKREDRAIDQLRKATAEMDDYLANLEIEHIPDDLHGFIAGLNIDLQTQDKLRLKRDQLLLDRQTLAQKQQSTLQEQQVLKNEEQAIYATYHLEHSEEFDQAMEATIVFLHAKEAIAALDIKLASMIPDKKDLEYAITHVHERESIEEHKEVLHKLQKEHTTLLEALTETRAQRQKLEQDGTYEDTLREIARCEADLADLTRKWAVYEAAIKMIEEVKHMYETDKQPQAVKRAIHHFRALTDNRYVSIYAPIGENRFIVERHDGKRFDPIELSRGTMEMLYIALRFAHMETRQTPFPVFIDEALVNMDMGRRQQMWEFLHKQQKQLLFFTCHEAIRDEAQKKDFRMVGL
- a CDS encoding response regulator transcription factor, which codes for MSDYNVYLVEDEDNLGKVIKAYMEKEGWKVTHFVDGKDASEHINDNPHLWVLDIMLPGMDGYQLLKAIKSAGDTPVIFISARDKDLDRVLGLELGSDDYLAKPFLPEELVIRAKKMLTRVYPPEVQEKDAIELNGYHIDPTARTVHDGSSAIELTTKEMDLVILLTSHIGDALSRESIIEYVWGADYFGSERAVDDVVRRVRKKLPRIHLETLYGYGYRVLSS
- a CDS encoding sensor histidine kinase, which translates into the protein MIRMNLTQRIWFSFISILLLVALLIGVIYPISLQGALTEETYRIIEQEQARFANPEGSYFVPPESDLDFIERQEAERSVFHILLLSQLLIREGDPVPDEVLLEMGNSAQEQTTRRGRYELTYNGASLFYVVYKVYTTDGEDYHISYMWDTYRDQMVDRLWGRLSYIMLFAGLMSLVPAFWLKHYLKQPLASLGSHFEQIAERNWKEPFHWEGDEDFEKLSNQFEKMRQNLIRYDSAQKTFIQHASHELKTPIMVVKSYAKSVKDGMVPSENLNETMDVIIEESNRMEKRVKDMLYYTKLDSLKEAPMEFKTFPFGGIAYHVEQRFRMAREDVTIYIEGDQVELDGDKELLTILLENLVENALRYAVDSIVLKATEENGDVKIEVSNNGETIPDEELDHIFTPFRKGNKGQFGLGLAIVKRICELHGGYPSVRNESNGVSFSMVLPRKKDIQEG